The window TCGGCGCGGTCTAGTGGCCGAGTAACCAGCCGTTCTCTACCGCGACCCGGACGGCCTCGGCACGCGTGCGGGCGCCGGTTTTGCCGATCGCGCTGGATAGATGGTTGCGCACGGTGCCTTCGGAAAGTGACAACTCTCGGGCGATGTCCGCGACCGTCCCACCGTCCTTCGCCGCACGAAGTACGTCCGACTCGCGGTCCGTCAGCGGTGAGTCGCCTTGGGCAAGCGAGTCGGCCGCGAGGCTTGGGTCGACCACTCGCAGGCCGCTGTTGGCTCGTCGTACGGCGTCCGCGAGTTGCCGCGCCGGAGTGTCCTTGACGACGAAACCGTGCGCGCCGGCGGCCATTGCCTTGCGTAGGTAGCCCGGTCGCCCAAACGTCGTG of the Antricoccus suffuscus genome contains:
- a CDS encoding response regulator transcription factor is translated as MNTSQIRILLADDQSLVRGALAALLDLEPDLTVVAEVSRGDEVVAAARASRPDVALLDVEMPGMDGVSAARALLQAMPRCKVVMVTTFGRPGYLRKAMAAGAHGFVVKDTPARQLADAVRRANSGLRVVDPSLAADSLAQGDSPLTDRESDVLRAAKDGGTVADIARELSLSEGTVRNHLSSAIGKTGARTRAEAVRVAVENGWLLGH